The DNA window CGGATGAAATCAATTATAATGACACATGCTTTTATAAACGGATCACTTTTACCGATGGTCTGACGGTCAACTGGAGCACACCGTATTTTACTTTGGCTTCGATTACAGGTTTCCAGTATGTGAACGACAATCTTACGCTTGATCAGGATTTCCTTCCTGAAAGCTATTTTACCCTGACACAGAAGCAACATGACCGCAGTGTGACGCAGGATATCGTTTTGCGCGGGACAAAGGGAGGCTACAGCTGGCTTGCCGGAGTGTTCGGATTTTACAAGTATGCCAATATGAACGCGCCGGTCAACTTCGGCAAGGATGGCATTGACAATCTGATTTTAGGGAATGTAAACAATATGCTGCCTGCCGGAATGGCTCTCCGATGGGATCAGGACAATCTTTTTCTTGGTTCAGAGTTCACAATGCCCGTAAAAGGGGTGGCGGTCTATCATCAGAGCTCGTATGACTGGCGGAATTTCTCGTTTGCGCTTGGTCTGCGTCTCGACTACGAGCACACCGCCCTCAGATACCGTAGTCACAGCTCGTCGTCGTGTACGATGTATCGTGGCGAACGTCCTCTCGGATCGGTCAGTGTCGATATTGATGATTCCGACCGTCTTTCGCAGCATTTCTCCCAGCTTCTGCCCAAATTCAGTGTCACTTACAATCTTCCGCATTCAGCAATCTTTGCATCTGTCTCAAAGGGTTACAAGGCAGGAGGATTCAACACTCAGATGTTTTCCGAGTTTCTCCAGCAGCGTCTGAAGCAGGAAATGATGGGAAATATGGGCGGTGGACAGGGCGGACGTCCGCAGACGGTGGCCGAAGAGAGTTCAGACCTTGTCGCAGGGCTCGTCAACTACCATCCCGAAGTGTCGTGGAACTATGAAATCGGAGGCCATTTCAGCGTGGATCACGGACGTGTATACTCATCTTTTGCTCTTTTCATGATTGACTGCCGCGACCAGCAGCTCACAATGTTCCCTGAAGGCACGACCACAGGCCGTATAATGATTAATGCGGAGCGCACTCGCAGCACAGGCGGGGAATTCACTCTTGGCTATAGTCCGACCCCACGCTGGGCATTTAATCTTGCATACGGCTACACTCATGCCGTATTCCGCCGGTTCTCATATAACGGTAGCGAATACAAGGGCAATCATGTCCCTTACGCCCCGTCAAACACTCTCTACCTGTCAGCTACATATCGTCAGCCGATAAAATCCACACTGCTGAAAAGCATCGGATTCACGGCCGATATGTGTGGAACAGGTGAAATATACTGGGACGAAGCCAATGAATACAGACAGCCGTTTTATGCGGAAATGGGTGCTAACATCAGATTTGAACTTCCGTGCGGCAGTCTGGACATATGGGGAAAGAATCTGACTGATACCCGTTTTTCTACCTTCCGCTACGAATCGATGTCAAACAGTTTCTTTCAGCGCGGTCTCCCTGTGAGAGGAGGATTGACTTTACGCCTTGATTTCATGTCATTATAGCAATCGGTTTTTTATTCTCAATTATTTTAAGGATAAGTTAACCAAAATTTGCGGTTTTTTAACTAAACAGCTATATTTGCGCTATAATAAGCGGACATAAGTTGCGTTTATAAATAACTGTCTGTATCAGACAGTGACATGGCATCATATAACTCATAAGATAACAACCCCAAAAATAGACTATGAAGAAATACCTTCTTTCACTTGGCGTACTCATAAGCGCCGCTCTCTCACTCACCTCTTGTCTCGGTTCTGGCAGCGGCGAGCAGAAGTACACATTTTCTTACGGCCCGTCGGACTGCTTCAACCGTGTAGTAGACAATGAAACGGGTACTACCTACATTGGCCTGAACCCGATATATAACATTGTGTTTAATATGACATCAGCAACAGCAGATATCGACATATCCAATCTTCGGTTCAGTGCGGCTAATTCAGGTGTCACACTCCGTCTGCCATCCTTACCTCTCAAGCAGGATATAAAGGATGCCTTTTACACTGCGTCCGGAATGGATCTCTCACCAGTAGGCCAGACCTCTTCCTTCGTGTTTGACGTTTTTAATTTCCGTGCTTATCCTTTCCGTATGCCCCCGGTATATATTATTAATTATACCGTTAATGACCGTTATGATGTGACAGTCTATCCGACATTGCCGACCTATATAGGTTCTGTTTCAGCGACAAATCTTGCCCCGGAGGAAGGCAAAAA is part of the Duncaniella dubosii genome and encodes:
- a CDS encoding TonB-dependent receptor: MVKFLRHINLLFLFVLTSPIFSHAATDDMSSVPRIKEGPDTLAIGEVTITSIKQGRSLLRQPVSVTTLRQDELERLNVRGIKGASDIVPNFFMPEYGSRMTSSIYVRGIGARIDQPAIGLNVDNVPYLNKDAYDFDMQDIQRIEVLRGPQSTLYGRNTIAGLINVTTLSPLHYQGVRAMAEGGTHDNYRLGLSYYGLLGSRLGMSVSAYGSFRGGYFRNNYDGDKADRERLGSLRWKTAWRPVDNLLVENVASYGHTRQNGYPYFFEDTDEINYNDTCFYKRITFTDGLTVNWSTPYFTLASITGFQYVNDNLTLDQDFLPESYFTLTQKQHDRSVTQDIVLRGTKGGYSWLAGVFGFYKYANMNAPVNFGKDGIDNLILGNVNNMLPAGMALRWDQDNLFLGSEFTMPVKGVAVYHQSSYDWRNFSFALGLRLDYEHTALRYRSHSSSSCTMYRGERPLGSVSVDIDDSDRLSQHFSQLLPKFSVTYNLPHSAIFASVSKGYKAGGFNTQMFSEFLQQRLKQEMMGNMGGGQGGRPQTVAEESSDLVAGLVNYHPEVSWNYEIGGHFSVDHGRVYSSFALFMIDCRDQQLTMFPEGTTTGRIMINAERTRSTGGEFTLGYSPTPRWAFNLAYGYTHAVFRRFSYNGSEYKGNHVPYAPSNTLYLSATYRQPIKSTLLKSIGFTADMCGTGEIYWDEANEYRQPFYAEMGANIRFELPCGSLDIWGKNLTDTRFSTFRYESMSNSFFQRGLPVRGGLTLRLDFMSL